In Zingiber officinale cultivar Zhangliang chromosome 8B, Zo_v1.1, whole genome shotgun sequence, a single genomic region encodes these proteins:
- the LOC122017026 gene encoding E3 ubiquitin-protein ligase PUB23-like, protein MNMADHLNSIPPFFLCPISLQVMEDPVTVATGVSYDRSSISRWLVDHDKCPVTNQRLADLTVTPNDTLLRLIRSWSAAANAAAAVDSFPEILEILRDLNDQSAHSVCKFRALEKIKILLLGGTDGGCIETVRMEKAGVTSLVASLMSRPSSPTEITDDFIILINEAAVTLYLLKPSPETLKAVSERDGGELINSLASLLQHGSYEGRVRAALLLQSVFEIVGEEFKSRLPFDVIEAAVEVLKDQNVSRRTTMALLAVLLEVLPRGKNRWKAVEAGVVEVMVALLVEDGARDKRKCEAMMAVLELVCGKAEGRAELVSHPAGLAAVAARMVGVSSAVTERAMAVLGLVFRNCSGGAVVEELVQVGGVAKLCVVVQVEENRRIREMAKRILAMHMKEWIKSPCFPSYRLP, encoded by the coding sequence ATGAACATGGCTGATCACCTCAACAGCATCCCGCCCTTCTTCTTGTGTCCAATCTCTCTCCAAGTCATGGAGGATCCCGTCACCGTCGCCACCGGCGTCTCCTACGACCGCAGCAGCATCAGCCGTTGGCTGGTCGACCACGACAAGTGTCCGGTCACCAACCAGCGCCTCGCCGATCTTACTGTCACCCCAAACGACACCCTCCTCCGCCTCATTCGCTCCTGGTCCGCTGCCGCCAACGCCGCCGCAGCCGTGGACTCCTTCCCGGAGATATTGGAGATTCTCCGCGATCTCAATGACCAATCGGCTCATTCCGTCTGTAAATTTAGAGCTCTCGAGAAGATCAAGATTCTTCTTCTCGGCGGCACTGACGGCGGATGTATTGAAACAGTTCGCATGGAGAAAGCGGGCGTGACTTCTCTTGTGGCCTCGCTGATGTCCCGTCCATCGTCACCGACGGAAATCACTGACGACTTTATTATACTAATCAACGAGGCGGCCGTCACGCTGTACCTCCTCAAGCCGTCGCCGGAGACGCTCAAGGCAGTCTCCGAGCGCGACGGCGGCGAACTCATCAATTCCCTCGCTTCCCTCCTGCAACACGGGTCGTACGAGGGCAGAGTCCGCGCGGCTCTGCTCCTCCAGTCGGTTTTCGAGATCGTCGGCGAGGAGTTCAAATCCCGGCTGCCTTTCGATGTCATCGAGGCCGCAGTGGAGGTTCTTAAGGACCAGAACGTTAGCCGGAGGACGACCATGGCGCTCCTAGCCGTCCTCCTCGAGGTGCTGCCGCGGGGCAAGAACCGGTGGAAGGCGGTGGAGGCAGGGGTGGTGGAGGTGATGGTGGCGCTGCTGGTGGAGGATGGCGCCCGGGACAAGAGGAAGTGCGAGGCCATGATGGCGGTGCTGGAGCTGGTCTGCGGGAAGGCGGAGGGGCGGGCGGAGCTGGTGTCTCACCCGGCGGGGTTGGCCGCGGTGGCGGCGAGGATGGTGGGGGTGTCGAGCGCGGTGACGGAGCGGGCGATGGCGGTGCTGGGGCTGGTGTTCAGGAACTGCAGTGGCGGAGCGGTGGTGGAGGAGCTGGTGCAGGTGGGAGGAGTGGCGAAGCTGTGCGTGGTGGTGCAGGTGGAGGAGAACAGGAGGATCAGAGAGATGGCGAAGAGGATTCTGGCGATGCACATGAAGGAGTGGATCAAGTCCCCTTGCTTTCCTTCTTATCGATTACCATGA